The following proteins are encoded in a genomic region of bacterium:
- a CDS encoding S41 family peptidase, translating into MALRFRLTSLALAAALAAVLATPILPHADAASAPFVLAALKTLQKNYVDQLAAAPLLNAALAAAEKKAGAGAGTPIPETATDEEASSLFSQRFSELTAQAAGRIAETDLAYVAVDGMLQSLHDSHTGFVPPALYQEIKRREAGQAAFTGVGIVLLHRDGQYYISEIYPGGPAERAGIRVFDRVVAVDGHATNSLADDEVSRMIRGTAGSQVTLTVLRAGASDSIDVTITRGAIHVPTVTDRMLPGEIGYIRLFEFVPGVGASIRNAMQDLRGGGMRALVLDLRGNPGGLVSELRDIASAILPEGSAVLQMRTRTGKSIVMQTPSAPIVPASVPIVVLVDEGTASAAELLSAAIQESGRGVVEGTKTAGAVEIGITIDLPEGAGMSVTVARVFTGKGTRLEGQGVTPDTPESLTSQAMDEGHDSQLDRAIEIINTQLGVKPPTDGIAPTSGHVMPRLRAA; encoded by the coding sequence ATGGCTCTGCGCTTCCGTCTCACCTCGCTGGCCCTCGCCGCCGCCCTTGCAGCCGTTCTTGCGACCCCCATCCTGCCCCACGCCGACGCCGCGTCGGCGCCGTTCGTACTCGCCGCGCTCAAGACGCTGCAGAAGAACTACGTCGACCAGCTCGCCGCGGCGCCGCTGCTCAACGCCGCGCTGGCTGCGGCCGAGAAGAAGGCCGGTGCCGGTGCCGGGACGCCGATCCCGGAAACCGCCACCGACGAGGAGGCGTCGTCCCTATTCTCCCAGCGGTTCTCCGAGCTCACCGCGCAGGCGGCCGGACGCATCGCGGAGACCGACCTCGCCTACGTCGCGGTCGACGGGATGCTTCAGAGCCTGCACGATTCGCACACCGGGTTCGTGCCGCCGGCGCTCTACCAGGAGATCAAGCGCCGCGAAGCCGGACAGGCCGCGTTCACCGGAGTAGGCATCGTGCTGCTGCACCGCGACGGCCAGTATTACATCAGCGAGATCTATCCGGGCGGTCCCGCCGAGCGGGCCGGCATCCGGGTGTTCGACCGGGTCGTCGCCGTCGACGGCCACGCCACGAACAGCCTCGCCGACGACGAAGTCTCGAGGATGATTCGCGGCACGGCCGGCAGCCAGGTGACGCTGACCGTACTGCGCGCGGGCGCGTCGGATTCGATCGACGTGACCATTACGCGGGGCGCGATCCACGTGCCGACCGTGACCGACCGCATGCTGCCCGGCGAGATCGGCTACATCCGGCTGTTCGAGTTCGTTCCGGGGGTGGGCGCCAGCATCCGCAACGCGATGCAGGACCTCCGAGGCGGGGGGATGCGGGCGCTCGTCCTCGACCTGCGCGGCAACCCCGGCGGGCTGGTAAGCGAGCTGCGCGACATCGCGTCGGCGATCCTGCCGGAGGGCTCCGCGGTGCTGCAGATGCGGACGCGGACCGGAAAGAGTATCGTCATGCAGACGCCGAGCGCGCCGATCGTGCCGGCGAGCGTGCCGATCGTCGTGCTGGTGGACGAAGGCACGGCTTCCGCGGCGGAGCTGCTCTCCGCGGCGATTCAGGAGTCGGGACGCGGCGTGGTCGAGGGTACGAAGACCGCGGGCGCCGTGGAGATCGGGATCACGATCGACCTGCCGGAAGGCGCCGGGATGAGCGTGACCGTCGCCCGCGTGTTCACCGGCAAGGGCACGCGGCTCGAAGGGCAGGGTGTCACCCCGGACACGCCGGAGTCGCTCACGTCGCAGGCGATGGACGAGGGGCATGACAGCCAGCTGGACCGCGCGATCGAGATTATCAACACGCAGCTCGGCGTGAAGCCGCCGACTGACGGCATCGCGCCGACGAGTGGCCACGTCATGCCCCGGCTGCGCGCCGCCTAA
- a CDS encoding LemA family protein gives MRAALIAVLAVVLIGVVSASSVAGAYNHLVQLRQQVDAAQADVETQLQRRFDLIPNLVESTRAVLAQERTVFEAIARARTQYAGTQPGTPQRIDAANNLQGALARLLVIVENYPVLRSNETVQSLMQQLAATENQLAFARRRYNGAVQVYDTTLQTFPTTLVASAFGFQPRPYFQAQPGAQEAPRVNLGVPTP, from the coding sequence ATGCGTGCCGCGCTCATCGCGGTGCTCGCCGTCGTACTGATCGGCGTCGTGTCCGCCTCATCGGTTGCGGGCGCGTACAATCACCTCGTGCAGCTGCGGCAGCAGGTGGACGCCGCCCAGGCCGACGTGGAGACCCAGCTGCAGCGCCGCTTCGACCTCATCCCCAACCTGGTCGAGTCGACCCGCGCCGTGCTGGCGCAGGAGCGCACCGTGTTCGAGGCGATCGCGCGGGCGCGGACGCAGTACGCCGGCACCCAGCCCGGCACGCCGCAGCGGATCGACGCGGCCAACAATCTGCAGGGCGCGCTCGCCCGCCTGTTGGTCATCGTGGAGAACTACCCCGTCCTGCGCAGCAACGAGACGGTGCAGTCGCTGATGCAGCAGCTCGCCGCGACGGAGAACCAACTCGCGTTCGCCCGCCGCCGGTACAACGGCGCGGTTCAGGTCTACGACACCACGCTGCAGACGTTTCCGACGACGCTCGTCGCGTCCGCCTTCGGATTCCAGCCGCGCCCGTACTTCCAGGCGCAGCCGGGCGCACAGGAGGCTCCGCGCGTCAATCTCGGAGTGCCCACGCCCTGA
- a CDS encoding TPM domain-containing protein, which translates to MPAFPPPQGYVSDLAHALDAGARASLDARLAAYDRATTNQIAIALFPNLGGVPINEFAVRLEEAWKVGRRGRDNGILVLIALKEREVRIEVGYGLEAKVPDAAAGRIIRDDIAPAFRAGRYADGLNAAVDALTALIGAPGAPGAGAVQPAAPVPPGAAGAGSGRSGGGGGLAVLLFLVFIAIATLASRRSARRCPRCGAMMRLESATGSAAVGAVQCWTCSRCGYKDKRLVQRAAVMPVPYFVGGGWGSGGFGGGGGFGGFGGGASGGGGASGGW; encoded by the coding sequence ATGCCGGCGTTCCCCCCGCCGCAGGGCTATGTCTCGGATCTCGCGCACGCGCTCGACGCCGGGGCGCGCGCCTCGCTCGACGCCCGCCTCGCGGCGTACGATCGGGCCACCACCAATCAGATTGCGATCGCGCTGTTTCCGAACCTCGGCGGGGTGCCGATCAACGAGTTCGCGGTCCGCCTCGAGGAAGCGTGGAAGGTCGGACGGCGCGGCCGCGACAACGGCATCCTGGTGCTCATCGCGCTGAAGGAGCGCGAAGTCCGCATCGAGGTGGGATACGGACTCGAAGCCAAGGTCCCCGACGCCGCCGCCGGCCGTATCATTCGCGACGACATCGCGCCGGCGTTCCGGGCGGGGCGGTACGCCGACGGCCTCAACGCCGCGGTCGACGCGCTCACGGCGCTCATCGGCGCGCCGGGTGCGCCCGGCGCGGGTGCGGTCCAACCGGCGGCGCCGGTCCCGCCGGGCGCGGCGGGCGCCGGATCGGGCCGGTCCGGCGGGGGAGGCGGCCTCGCCGTCCTGCTGTTCCTCGTTTTCATCGCGATCGCGACGTTGGCGTCGCGGCGCAGCGCCCGGCGCTGTCCCCGGTGCGGCGCGATGATGCGCCTCGAGTCGGCGACCGGCTCCGCGGCAGTCGGCGCGGTCCAGTGCTGGACATGTTCCCGGTGCGGGTACAAGGACAAGCGGCTCGTGCAGCGTGCCGCGGTGATGCCGGTGCCGTACTTCGTCGGCGGCGGCTGGGGTAGCGGCGGCTTCGGGGGTGGGGGTGGCTTCGGCGGGTTCGGCGGCGGCGCGTCGGGCGGCGGGGGCGCCTCCGGAGGATGGTGA
- a CDS encoding TPM domain-containing protein: protein MIGGMHRLLSAPDKTRLRRLTEAIERETGVEIAVLVVRRADDAPALARGYFNHVGIGKHGRDNGVLVLVAVDNRAIHIELGRGLSGVVDPADAQRIIDHVIAPQFRRGRFGDGLIRGVEAIGHLARRAAT from the coding sequence GTGATCGGCGGGATGCACCGTCTCCTGAGCGCGCCCGACAAGACGCGCCTGCGGCGTCTCACCGAGGCGATCGAGCGGGAGACCGGCGTCGAGATCGCGGTGCTCGTGGTCCGCCGCGCGGACGACGCACCGGCGCTCGCGCGCGGCTACTTCAACCACGTCGGCATCGGCAAGCACGGGCGCGACAACGGGGTCCTCGTGCTCGTGGCAGTGGATAACCGGGCCATTCACATCGAGCTCGGGCGCGGGCTCTCGGGCGTCGTCGATCCCGCGGACGCGCAGCGCATCATCGACCACGTCATCGCGCCGCAGTTCCGGCGCGGCCGGTTTGGCGACGGGCTCATCCGGGGTGTCGAAGCGATCGGCCACCTGGCGCGGCGCGCCGCCACGTGA
- a CDS encoding LemA family protein — translation MITGRPDPARTPGAWAVAALLALAVVLGCAGWWITTYNRLVQARAAVDSQWAQVEAQYQRRVDLVPALVAAAAGSLAQERQVFTAIAAARAAYLAAPPGSPDRVRAATALEAPVGRLIGVVEASPDLRSRAAVAALMDELAGTENRIAVERRRYNDRVLAYNTPVQQVPSAWVASAGAFRSRPYFEAEGPAAAPPTVRLPP, via the coding sequence GTGATCACCGGCCGTCCCGATCCGGCCCGCACGCCGGGCGCGTGGGCGGTGGCCGCGCTGCTCGCGCTGGCCGTGGTGCTCGGCTGCGCCGGCTGGTGGATCACGACGTACAACCGGCTCGTGCAGGCGCGAGCCGCGGTCGACTCGCAGTGGGCGCAGGTCGAAGCCCAGTATCAGCGCCGCGTCGATCTGGTTCCGGCGCTCGTGGCGGCGGCCGCCGGCTCGCTCGCGCAGGAGCGGCAGGTCTTTACCGCGATCGCCGCGGCCCGCGCGGCGTACCTCGCCGCGCCGCCGGGATCGCCGGACCGGGTCCGCGCCGCCACGGCGCTCGAAGCTCCGGTCGGGCGGCTCATCGGCGTCGTCGAAGCGTCTCCCGACCTGCGCAGCCGGGCGGCCGTGGCCGCGCTGATGGACGAACTGGCCGGGACGGAGAACCGCATCGCCGTCGAACGGCGGCGCTACAACGACCGGGTGCTCGCCTACAACACGCCGGTGCAGCAAGTTCCGTCGGCCTGGGTCGCGTCGGCGGGCGCATTCCGGTCGCGGCCGTACTTCGAAGCCGAAGGGCCCGCCGCCGCGCCGCCGACTGTCCGGCTGCCGCCCTAG